One segment of Stomatobaculum sp. F0698 DNA contains the following:
- a CDS encoding ABC transporter ATP-binding protein, producing MKVLIPILKKYRREAVLAPFFKLVEALLELLVPLIMARIIDRGIASGDRLYVLQQSGLLLLLGAAGLGFSIVAQYFAAKASMRLGGELRHRLFSKVQELSFSQLDLFGADTLITRMTSDVNQVQSGVNMVLRLFLRSPFIVFGAMVMAFTIDGPSALIFAVAIPVIGAVVFWILLTTLPLYKRVQGKLDEIMTSTRENLTGVRVIRAFRQEETERKRYAARNAALLAEQLKVGRISGLMNPLTYVLINLAVVALIQTDAVRVNTGILETGQAVALLNYMSQILVELIKLANLIIQVTRAAACSERVAAVLEVHSDMQDGSENASEVFLGEAESKENGRKKAVEFRDVSLRYDKESGEALHDISFTAYAGDTIGIIGGTGSGKSSLVNLIPRFYDASAGEVRVFGEDVRRLTLESLRANIGMVLQKAELFRGSIADNLRWGKEDADNAAFWDALTIAQAKEYVETKPGKLDFYLEQNARNLSGGQKQRLTIARALMKKPQILILDDSASALDFATDAALRTAIRESAWDITCFIVSQRAASVQYADRILVLDNGTLVGSGTHEELLRDNEVYQEIYYSQFPKEA from the coding sequence ATGAAGGTTTTGATACCGATATTAAAGAAGTATAGGAGAGAGGCGGTACTCGCGCCGTTCTTTAAGCTGGTGGAAGCGTTGCTTGAACTGCTTGTCCCGCTCATTATGGCGCGGATCATAGACCGCGGCATTGCGAGCGGAGATCGGCTCTATGTGTTGCAACAGTCCGGGCTGCTCTTACTGCTCGGCGCTGCGGGGCTTGGTTTTTCGATTGTAGCGCAGTACTTTGCGGCCAAGGCCTCAATGCGGCTCGGCGGCGAGTTAAGGCATAGGCTCTTCTCGAAGGTGCAGGAGTTAAGTTTTTCCCAGCTGGATCTGTTCGGTGCGGACACGCTGATTACCCGCATGACGAGCGATGTGAACCAGGTGCAGTCCGGAGTCAACATGGTACTCCGTCTGTTTTTGCGTTCTCCCTTTATCGTGTTTGGCGCCATGGTCATGGCGTTTACCATCGACGGTCCTTCGGCGCTCATCTTTGCGGTCGCAATTCCGGTAATCGGAGCGGTGGTCTTTTGGATTCTCTTGACCACCTTGCCGCTCTACAAGCGGGTGCAGGGAAAACTGGATGAGATTATGACGAGCACGCGCGAAAACCTGACCGGTGTCCGTGTGATACGCGCCTTTCGGCAGGAGGAGACAGAGCGGAAGCGCTATGCCGCGCGAAATGCGGCACTTTTGGCAGAGCAGCTCAAGGTGGGGCGCATTTCGGGTCTCATGAATCCGCTGACCTATGTGCTGATTAACCTTGCCGTTGTCGCGTTGATTCAAACGGATGCCGTGCGGGTGAATACGGGTATTTTGGAGACCGGACAGGCGGTTGCGCTTTTAAACTATATGTCGCAAATTCTGGTGGAGCTCATCAAGCTTGCAAACCTCATCATTCAGGTGACGCGTGCGGCTGCCTGCAGCGAGCGTGTCGCGGCCGTACTGGAGGTGCATAGCGATATGCAGGACGGCAGCGAAAATGCAAGCGAGGTCTTTTTAGGAGAGGCCGAGAGCAAAGAGAACGGGCGCAAAAAGGCGGTCGAGTTTCGGGATGTCTCTCTTCGCTATGACAAGGAGAGCGGAGAGGCCCTGCATGACATCAGCTTTACTGCCTATGCGGGCGATACCATAGGCATTATCGGCGGCACGGGCAGCGGTAAATCCTCCCTGGTGAACCTGATTCCCCGCTTTTATGACGCGAGTGCCGGGGAGGTTCGCGTTTTCGGTGAAGATGTGCGCCGCTTAACGCTGGAGAGTCTCCGTGCAAACATCGGCATGGTGTTGCAGAAGGCAGAGCTTTTCCGGGGCAGCATTGCGGACAATCTCCGATGGGGCAAGGAGGATGCCGACAACGCGGCGTTTTGGGATGCCCTCACAATTGCGCAGGCGAAAGAGTATGTGGAGACCAAGCCCGGGAAGCTCGACTTTTACTTGGAGCAAAATGCGAGAAATCTCTCCGGCGGGCAGAAGCAGCGTCTCACGATTGCACGTGCGCTCATGAAAAAACCGCAGATTCTGATTTTGGACGACAGTGCCTCGGCGCTCGATTTCGCAACGGATGCGGCGCTTCGGACCGCCATACGCGAAAGCGCCTGGGATATTACCTGCTTCATTGTGTCGCAGCGCGCGGCTTCGGTGCAGTATGCGGACCGGATACTGGTACTGGATAACGGTACGCTCGTTGGCAGCGGCACACATGAGGAATTGTTACGGGACAATGAAGTGTATCAGGAGATCTACTACTCCCAGTTTCCGAAGGAGGCCTGA
- the thrH gene encoding bifunctional phosphoserine phosphatase/homoserine phosphotransferase ThrH codes for MNIVCLDLEGVLVPEIWIAFAEATGIPELKRTTRDEPDYDKLMRYRIDILKEHGLGLKEIQDTIATIDPMPGAKEFLDELRSFTQVIILSDTFTQFAAPLMKKLGYPTIFCNSLEVAENGEITGFRMRIEHSKLTTVRAFQSIGYETIASGDSYNDLGMIEASKAGFLFRSTEEIKKAYPQFPAFESYEELLAAIKAAQ; via the coding sequence ATGAATATTGTTTGCTTGGATCTTGAAGGTGTATTGGTTCCGGAAATCTGGATTGCGTTTGCGGAGGCGACGGGCATTCCGGAGCTCAAGCGTACCACCAGAGATGAGCCGGATTACGATAAGCTGATGCGCTACCGCATCGATATTTTGAAGGAGCACGGCCTGGGACTTAAGGAGATTCAGGACACCATTGCTACCATCGACCCGATGCCGGGTGCAAAAGAGTTCCTCGATGAGCTCCGGAGTTTTACCCAGGTTATCATTTTGAGTGATACCTTTACGCAGTTTGCGGCGCCCCTCATGAAGAAGCTCGGCTATCCGACCATTTTCTGCAATTCGCTCGAGGTCGCGGAGAACGGAGAGATTACGGGCTTCCGCATGCGAATTGAGCACTCCAAGTTAACGACCGTGCGCGCGTTCCAGTCGATCGGCTACGAGACCATTGCGAGCGGTGACAGCTACAACGATCTCGGCATGATCGAGGCGAGTAAGGCGGGCTTTCTGTTCCGCAGCACCGAGGAAATCAAGAAGGCATATCCGCAGTTCCCGGCTTTTGAGAGCTATGAGGAACTCCTTGCGGCAATTAAGGCGGCACAATAA
- a CDS encoding alanyl-tRNA editing protein — protein sequence MTEAIFDRDSRELSFKARVLSCEERRTAAGESRFAVVLDRTAFFPEQGGQKADRGTLGGASLLDAEIHEGVITHILDAPLEAGSEVEGEVDWPRRFDFMQQHTGEHILSGLANRLYGAENVGFHLSEREVQLDFSVQLSEAELEALEHAANQAIFRDIPVKAYYPNAEELAALNYRQKKELTGAIRIVELEGVDCCACCAPHVARSSEVGILKILSTMNYKGGTRLYIACGMRAVQDYAARIREAQQLSKLLSAPQGELSAAVVRLQEKAMAAEQRAAETALALILLRAEAEIREKEQTQGREQAEADGICLILPPLPESALQRAVKPLKELFSGVVALFSGDEESGYAFLMFGDGVDWKPFLAELRTRGGKGGGGKDRVQGRLLCRAKELHTIFHDFVIKQN from the coding sequence ATGACGGAGGCAATTTTTGACCGCGATTCGCGGGAACTTAGTTTCAAGGCGCGCGTTCTTTCCTGCGAGGAGAGGAGAACGGCGGCGGGAGAAAGCCGCTTCGCTGTAGTCTTGGACCGCACGGCTTTTTTTCCGGAGCAGGGCGGTCAGAAGGCAGATCGCGGCACACTCGGCGGTGCAAGTCTTCTCGACGCGGAAATACACGAGGGCGTGATTACCCATATTTTGGATGCCCCCTTGGAAGCGGGAAGCGAGGTCGAGGGAGAAGTGGATTGGCCGCGCCGCTTTGACTTTATGCAGCAGCACACGGGAGAGCACATTCTGTCCGGACTTGCCAATCGCCTCTACGGCGCGGAGAACGTGGGCTTTCATCTCAGTGAACGGGAAGTGCAGTTGGATTTCAGCGTGCAGCTCTCGGAAGCGGAACTTGAGGCACTGGAACACGCAGCGAACCAAGCCATCTTCCGCGATATTCCGGTGAAGGCTTATTACCCGAACGCCGAGGAACTGGCGGCGCTGAACTACCGGCAGAAAAAAGAACTCACGGGAGCTATACGCATTGTCGAGCTTGAGGGCGTGGATTGCTGTGCCTGCTGTGCACCGCATGTCGCGCGGAGTTCGGAGGTGGGGATTCTCAAGATTCTGAGCACCATGAACTATAAGGGCGGCACGCGGCTCTACATTGCCTGCGGAATGCGCGCGGTGCAAGATTACGCGGCGCGGATACGGGAGGCGCAACAGCTGTCGAAACTGCTCTCCGCGCCGCAGGGTGAACTGAGCGCTGCGGTAGTACGTCTGCAAGAAAAGGCAATGGCTGCGGAACAGCGCGCGGCAGAGACGGCGCTTGCCCTGATTCTTCTGCGAGCGGAAGCGGAAATCCGTGAGAAGGAACAAACACAGGGCCGGGAGCAAGCGGAAGCGGATGGAATCTGCCTCATCTTACCGCCGCTCCCGGAGAGCGCCCTCCAGCGTGCGGTGAAGCCGCTGAAGGAGCTGTTCTCCGGTGTGGTTGCGCTTTTCTCGGGCGATGAAGAGAGCGGCTATGCCTTTCTCATGTTCGGAGACGGCGTGGATTGGAAGCCCTTTCTCGCGGAACTCCGAACGCGCGGCGGCAAGGGCGGCGGCGGAAAGGACCGCGTGCAAGGCAGACTGCTTTGTCGCGCAAAAGAATTACATACAATATTTCATGATTTTGTAATAAAACAGAATTGA
- a CDS encoding ABC transporter ATP-binding protein, with product MEAKKRNDLQWRTVKKVLRYIGRFRLWLAASLLFAFLTVVLTLLAPRLTGEAVDHMIGAGRVDFPGVHRVILKIALAAAGVALFQWLMNLCNNRLAYSVVRDLRNEAFRKIERLPLSYLDAHPAGEIESRVIADADQFSDGLLMGFTQLFTGVLTIVGTLLFMLSVSLSITLAVVLITPLSFFVAGYISKHSYLLFRAQSKLRGEQTGMINEMVEGQRVVKAFHREEAVIRNFDELNEKLTETSLKATFYSSLTNPTTRFVNALVYMIVGAVGALSVIGGSLSVGELTAFLSYASQYAKPFNEISGVLTELQNAIACAARLFELIEETEEVPDRATALAPEGFRGAVRFNQVDFSYVPEQHLIEDFNFAVKPGQKIAIVGPTGCGKTTLINLLMRFYDVTGGAISLDGTDLRDLTRASLRGGFGMVLQETWLKSGTIRENITMGNPGISEEKMREVARACHIAGFIERLPDGYDTVIAENGEGFSQGQKQLLCIARVMMSNPSMLILDEATSSIDTRTELKIQEAFNRLMEGRTSFIVAHRLSTIRNADVILVMKAGHIIEEGNHEELMAKQGFYYTLYESQFLGKAI from the coding sequence ATGGAAGCAAAGAAAAGGAATGATTTGCAGTGGCGCACGGTAAAAAAGGTGTTGCGCTACATCGGGCGCTTCCGGCTTTGGCTGGCGGCCTCCCTGCTGTTTGCGTTTCTTACGGTGGTGCTGACCCTGCTCGCGCCGCGTCTCACGGGTGAGGCGGTGGACCACATGATAGGGGCGGGGCGCGTGGATTTCCCGGGGGTACATCGAGTCATACTGAAAATAGCACTGGCTGCCGCCGGAGTAGCGTTGTTCCAATGGCTCATGAATCTCTGCAACAACCGTCTGGCCTACTCCGTGGTGAGGGACCTCAGAAACGAGGCGTTTCGAAAGATTGAGCGCCTGCCGCTCAGCTATTTGGATGCCCACCCGGCGGGAGAAATCGAGAGCCGCGTGATTGCGGATGCGGATCAGTTTTCGGACGGCCTATTGATGGGTTTTACCCAGCTTTTTACGGGCGTTTTGACCATAGTCGGGACTTTACTCTTTATGCTCTCCGTGAGCTTAAGTATAACCCTCGCCGTGGTCTTGATTACGCCGCTCAGCTTCTTTGTGGCGGGTTATATTAGTAAGCACAGCTACCTCTTGTTCCGCGCGCAGTCGAAACTGCGCGGAGAGCAGACCGGCATGATCAACGAGATGGTTGAGGGGCAGCGCGTGGTCAAGGCCTTTCACCGCGAAGAAGCGGTCATTCGAAACTTTGACGAACTGAACGAGAAATTGACGGAAACTTCCTTAAAGGCGACCTTTTACTCGTCGCTGACCAATCCGACGACGCGGTTTGTCAATGCCTTGGTCTATATGATAGTCGGCGCGGTCGGGGCGCTCTCGGTGATCGGCGGAAGTTTAAGTGTCGGTGAACTCACGGCTTTTTTGAGTTATGCGAGCCAGTACGCAAAGCCTTTTAACGAGATTTCGGGCGTCTTAACGGAACTCCAGAACGCCATTGCCTGCGCGGCGCGGCTTTTTGAGCTCATTGAAGAAACGGAAGAGGTTCCGGACCGGGCAACGGCGCTTGCACCCGAAGGGTTTCGCGGTGCGGTTCGTTTTAATCAGGTGGATTTTTCCTATGTGCCGGAACAGCATTTGATTGAAGATTTTAACTTTGCGGTAAAGCCGGGACAGAAAATCGCGATTGTCGGTCCGACCGGTTGCGGCAAAACAACGCTCATCAATCTCTTGATGCGTTTTTACGATGTGACGGGCGGGGCCATAAGTCTCGACGGGACGGATCTTCGCGATTTAACGCGTGCGTCGCTGCGCGGCGGTTTCGGCATGGTGCTCCAGGAGACCTGGTTAAAGAGCGGAACCATACGCGAAAACATCACCATGGGAAATCCCGGCATTTCGGAAGAAAAGATGCGTGAAGTGGCGCGCGCCTGCCACATTGCAGGCTTTATCGAGCGGCTTCCGGACGGCTATGATACGGTCATTGCCGAGAACGGAGAGGGCTTCTCGCAGGGACAAAAGCAGTTACTCTGCATCGCCCGCGTTATGATGAGTAACCCATCCATGCTCATCTTGGACGAGGCGACTTCTTCCATTGACACACGAACGGAACTCAAAATTCAGGAGGCCTTTAACCGCCTGATGGAAGGACGCACGAGCTTTATCGTGGCGCATCGACTTTCGACCATACGCAATGCGGATGTAATCCTTGTCATGAAGGCGGGACACATCATCGAAGAGGGAAACCACGAGGAACTCATGGCAAAGCAGGGCTTTTATTATACGCTCTACGAGAGCCAGTTCCTCGGAAAGGCGATTTAG
- a CDS encoding N-acetylmuramoyl-L-alanine amidase family protein encodes MRLRHNFKSRIAAAMAAVMVFSVAAPALPVYAATSTITFDTGDGPGVTYGGYTSNSVSGETGTLLRDVPGFAGIPLTHSDGTPASAGDSDARPAFPNFGGVSYPGYTFGGWYDASDPLKYVEPALPIAMPGASKTYAPKWVPSGVAQNFDYTVMHYRMLDGSTTELPATDSGSFYSGNHIAFNPNGAPWVSATQKAMGDTVTAVPLSPTAVPGYKVGSVIVKNEKKRKFGENSGAGTGAAQVNVIAGNVVSGVMPNDNLTIRYLYVVDTSKFFTLRTEYVDQTGTTIKASTSENKNAEESVGMTPPTIAGFVYDSVQVVSGDADNQNACVYGTNKLAANGEFQFNSNGVLTGKMPNQNVKIKYTYRRDPAYQIRVQVKFFDNHGNKLDGQEGRPNLPDIDEPRAVGATGAQTVAVPFLPGYNYQPNMNPGTNGGASNPSGMVQGTDENLHFNLQAGSDGQGAIITITYVENLNDASTWARVSYTSTANGDINGNTAPRSIRVGSYTWKELVGLDSLGNLAISADPVPNYKLEGWYVKINGGAEQKIYDGDTDSSTITTADQKLAIPAGTTTPTAVSVYPKFVEDPNKWYTINFAHSANGSLTGNTTVRVGEQTRDTASGMWRATTWADVPKPTPVPVNSNYMAQPWTSSSGSQPMNSTVINGSETYTTVFTRIGMTDDGVLAMPNANGEVANNGTGTVKVNGANSLRNYAITDMNGNVIATLPGTALQSGAFTGLPVNAQYQVYELTTAQNPAAGTPITSVVAADRSQPTVVNVPAAGSNATVGTDAANAGQKTITVSPTAPNTEYSLIDASGNVVPASGWVTPSTPGAAIVFDNLDPNTTYTVVARPVGGSQTPQDQLPQGTVIPVTGTPSAATQEYTLKLENGGKVVEIKRMVNGTEQIIPIGADDTNVTFREGDKIKFDADVPAGTTFKRWNVLLGNLSGLTTTGQRIVMPAGSVTVSASYNGQSILPAQPKADLDYTPKDGRFALDPADNVRLLTELIDNPDDTAALANPSVDTITYIAKFNRGTVASNYANELKTQTGDNEMKLPWSLQVGLARDVDGVNKMVPATNSNATMRVLARLDDSIKNNTDYELWKRTIDLSGNVNYVPVPMNPADLSAAGFDGNFSFEAKNGDYLVLSYKKAHTVTVIDAMRGTPYTFRIAHGSDLASHPDYTTMRGALAMNYTDPATGIEYEFDQFRKANSQTAPTFADSDAVTRDMTLYAMYIPADDTAWQNARNNLIGEINRGNAVMTDPRIIPHLTPTELADLNNAVTQANALANRLPRPTTAELVTEHANLKALIDGILARIAGIVPAPTPGGSGGSGSGSGGGGSHGGGGGGGGRGRGGSSRGVTGSTTPSGTGNRVYQNGAEGNWVNFDPAGHGWYFELGNSRKLTNTWADVAYTFDGQTKIYSYHFDENGVMDSGWWKNDQGVWYHLSTNHDGWFGSMDKGWYHDSADGKWYYLNIMTGSMLTGWQEIDGVWYYLNPVTPAPTWDWDATQNRWVYGNRGGRPYGSMYANEVTPDGYHVDASGAWIRETP; translated from the coding sequence ATGAGATTGAGACATAATTTCAAGTCTCGGATCGCCGCGGCGATGGCGGCTGTCATGGTATTTTCCGTGGCAGCCCCGGCGCTGCCGGTTTATGCGGCAACGTCAACGATTACCTTTGATACCGGTGACGGTCCGGGGGTTACGTACGGCGGCTATACGAGCAACTCTGTTTCGGGCGAGACCGGTACTCTTTTGAGAGACGTTCCGGGCTTTGCGGGCATTCCGCTGACTCACTCGGACGGCACTCCCGCTAGCGCAGGCGATTCCGATGCGAGACCGGCGTTCCCGAATTTCGGAGGCGTATCCTATCCGGGCTACACCTTTGGCGGCTGGTACGATGCTTCCGATCCTTTGAAGTATGTTGAGCCGGCGCTGCCGATTGCCATGCCGGGTGCTAGCAAAACGTACGCACCGAAATGGGTTCCGAGCGGTGTGGCGCAGAACTTTGACTACACGGTGATGCACTACCGTATGCTGGACGGTAGCACTACCGAGCTTCCGGCGACCGATAGCGGCAGCTTCTATTCCGGCAATCACATTGCCTTTAACCCGAACGGGGCTCCCTGGGTTTCCGCAACGCAGAAGGCTATGGGCGATACGGTCACGGCAGTTCCGCTCTCCCCGACGGCGGTCCCGGGCTATAAGGTCGGTTCTGTCATTGTAAAGAACGAGAAAAAGCGCAAATTCGGTGAGAATTCCGGTGCCGGCACCGGCGCTGCACAGGTCAATGTAATCGCCGGCAATGTCGTGAGCGGCGTGATGCCGAACGATAACCTGACCATTCGTTATCTCTATGTTGTGGATACGAGCAAGTTTTTCACCCTCCGCACGGAGTATGTGGATCAGACCGGTACCACGATTAAAGCGTCAACCTCTGAGAACAAGAATGCAGAGGAGTCGGTCGGCATGACGCCGCCGACCATTGCGGGCTTTGTCTACGACAGCGTGCAGGTTGTGAGCGGTGATGCGGATAACCAGAACGCTTGTGTATACGGCACAAACAAGCTTGCTGCAAACGGCGAGTTCCAGTTTAATTCGAACGGCGTGCTGACCGGCAAGATGCCGAACCAGAATGTCAAGATTAAGTACACCTACAGACGCGATCCGGCTTATCAGATTCGCGTACAGGTGAAGTTCTTCGATAACCACGGCAACAAGTTGGACGGTCAGGAGGGCAGACCGAATCTTCCGGACATCGATGAGCCGAGAGCTGTCGGTGCGACCGGCGCACAGACGGTTGCGGTTCCCTTCCTTCCGGGCTATAACTACCAGCCGAATATGAACCCGGGCACCAACGGCGGTGCAAGCAACCCGTCCGGTATGGTTCAGGGTACGGATGAAAACCTGCACTTTAACCTGCAGGCAGGTTCCGACGGCCAGGGTGCCATCATCACGATTACCTATGTCGAGAACTTGAACGATGCGAGCACCTGGGCGCGTGTCAGCTACACTTCTACGGCAAACGGTGATATCAACGGAAACACGGCGCCGCGTTCCATTCGCGTCGGTTCCTACACCTGGAAGGAGCTGGTGGGTCTTGACTCGCTCGGCAATCTTGCAATCAGCGCGGATCCGGTCCCGAACTACAAGCTCGAGGGTTGGTATGTGAAGATCAACGGTGGCGCGGAGCAGAAGATTTACGACGGAGACACCGACAGTTCCACGATTACGACCGCAGATCAGAAACTCGCGATTCCGGCCGGCACGACCACCCCGACGGCGGTCAGTGTCTACCCGAAGTTCGTCGAGGATCCGAACAAGTGGTATACGATTAACTTTGCGCACAGCGCAAACGGCAGCCTGACCGGCAACACGACGGTGCGTGTCGGTGAGCAGACCAGGGATACTGCTTCCGGTATGTGGCGTGCAACCACTTGGGCGGATGTTCCGAAGCCGACACCGGTTCCGGTAAACTCGAACTACATGGCACAGCCGTGGACCAGCAGCTCCGGTTCTCAGCCGATGAACTCGACGGTCATCAACGGCAGCGAGACCTATACGACGGTCTTTACCCGCATCGGTATGACGGATGACGGCGTGCTTGCAATGCCGAACGCAAACGGCGAAGTTGCAAACAACGGCACCGGTACGGTTAAGGTAAACGGCGCAAACAGCCTCAGAAACTACGCAATCACCGATATGAACGGAAACGTGATTGCAACCCTTCCGGGTACGGCGCTTCAGAGCGGTGCATTTACGGGACTTCCGGTCAACGCACAGTACCAGGTATACGAACTCACAACCGCACAGAACCCGGCAGCGGGCACCCCGATTACGAGCGTAGTCGCAGCAGATCGCAGCCAGCCGACCGTGGTAAATGTGCCGGCAGCGGGATCGAACGCAACGGTCGGTACCGATGCCGCAAACGCAGGCCAGAAGACCATTACGGTCAGCCCGACCGCACCGAACACGGAGTACTCCCTGATTGATGCGAGCGGCAATGTGGTTCCGGCTTCCGGCTGGGTTACCCCGAGCACGCCGGGCGCAGCGATTGTCTTTGACAACCTCGACCCGAACACGACTTACACCGTGGTCGCAAGACCGGTGGGCGGCAGCCAGACGCCGCAGGATCAGCTGCCGCAGGGCACCGTGATTCCGGTGACCGGCACCCCGTCCGCAGCGACGCAGGAATACACGCTGAAGCTTGAAAACGGCGGTAAGGTTGTCGAGATCAAGAGAATGGTTAACGGTACGGAACAGATTATTCCGATCGGCGCCGACGATACGAACGTTACCTTCCGGGAAGGCGACAAGATTAAGTTTGACGCGGATGTGCCGGCAGGAACAACGTTTAAGCGTTGGAACGTACTCCTCGGCAATCTGAGCGGACTTACGACAACGGGTCAGCGTATTGTGATGCCGGCCGGCTCCGTAACCGTATCCGCAAGCTACAACGGTCAGTCCATCCTTCCGGCTCAGCCGAAGGCAGACCTTGACTATACGCCGAAGGACGGCCGCTTTGCACTGGATCCGGCAGACAATGTAAGACTCCTCACCGAGCTCATTGACAACCCGGATGATACGGCAGCGCTTGCAAACCCGAGCGTTGACACCATCACCTACATCGCGAAGTTCAACCGCGGTACGGTGGCAAGCAACTATGCAAATGAGCTGAAGACCCAGACGGGCGACAACGAGATGAAGCTCCCGTGGAGCCTGCAGGTCGGCCTCGCAAGAGACGTGGACGGCGTCAACAAGATGGTTCCGGCGACCAACAGCAACGCGACCATGCGCGTGCTTGCGCGTCTCGATGACAGCATTAAGAACAACACCGATTATGAGCTCTGGAAGCGCACCATCGATTTGAGCGGAAACGTGAACTACGTTCCGGTTCCGATGAATCCGGCTGACCTCAGCGCAGCGGGCTTTGACGGCAACTTCAGCTTCGAGGCGAAGAACGGTGATTACCTCGTGCTGAGCTATAAGAAGGCACACACGGTCACTGTGATTGACGCAATGCGCGGTACGCCTTACACCTTCCGTATCGCACACGGCAGCGACCTCGCAAGCCATCCGGACTACACGACCATGCGCGGCGCGCTGGCGATGAACTACACGGATCCGGCAACCGGCATCGAGTATGAGTTCGATCAGTTCCGTAAGGCGAACAGCCAGACGGCACCGACCTTTGCGGACTCCGATGCTGTGACCCGCGATATGACGCTCTATGCAATGTACATTCCGGCGGATGACACCGCTTGGCAGAATGCGAGAAACAACCTGATCGGCGAGATCAACAGAGGCAACGCAGTGATGACGGATCCGCGCATCATTCCGCACCTCACGCCGACCGAGCTCGCAGATCTCAACAACGCGGTGACGCAGGCAAATGCGCTTGCAAACCGTCTCCCGAGACCCACCACGGCGGAGCTTGTTACGGAGCACGCGAACCTCAAGGCGCTGATTGACGGCATCCTTGCGAGAATCGCAGGCATCGTTCCGGCACCGACTCCGGGCGGTAGCGGCGGCTCCGGCTCCGGCTCCGGCGGCGGCGGCAGCCACGGCGGCGGCGGCGGTGGCGGCGGCAGAGGCCGCGGCGGCAGCAGCAGAGGTGTAACGGGCAGTACGACGCCGTCCGGCACGGGCAACCGTGTCTACCAGAACGGCGCAGAGGGCAACTGGGTGAACTTTGACCCGGCAGGCCACGGCTGGTACTTCGAGCTCGGCAACAGCCGTAAGCTCACGAACACCTGGGCGGATGTCGCTTACACCTTTGACGGCCAGACCAAGATTTACAGCTACCACTTCGATGAGAACGGTGTCATGGACAGCGGCTGGTGGAAGAACGACCAGGGCGTTTGGTATCACCTCTCCACGAACCACGATGGCTGGTTCGGTTCGATGGATAAGGGCTGGTATCACGACAGCGCGGACGGCAAGTGGTATTACCTGAACATCATGACAGGTTCCATGCTGACCGGCTGGCAGGAGATTGACGGCGTTTGGTACTACCTGAACCCGGTAACGCCGGCACCGACTTGGGACTGGGATGCAACTCAGAACCGTTGGGTGTACGGAAACCGCGGCGGCAGACCGTACGGTTCCATGTACGCGAACGAAGTAACGCCGGACGGCTACCATGTGGATGCTTCCGGTGCTTGGATTCGCGAGACGCCGTAA